The following are from one region of the Vigna radiata var. radiata cultivar VC1973A unplaced genomic scaffold, Vradiata_ver6 scaffold_335, whole genome shotgun sequence genome:
- the LOC106778415 gene encoding uncharacterized protein LOC106778415 isoform X2, whose protein sequence is MAGTQFFNLSRSSLAKPSRPLLYNPIKNYGQGSKGRGLMEERAPSTAEEFERVAEEKKVKEAQKGVPSQTFGKAVDGAEEAVIGKQKVESVKNRYKGGE, encoded by the exons ATGGCTGGTACCCAATTCTTCAATCTTTCAAGATCTTCCTTGGCCAAGCCCTCTAGGCCTCTTCTCTACAACCCCATTAAG AATTATGGGCAAGGAAGCAAGGGGAGGGGTTTGATGGAAGAGAGGGCACCTTCCACAGCTGAAGAATTTGAGAGGGTGGCAGAGGAGAAGAAGGTCAAGGAAGCCCAAAAGGGGGTGCCAAGTCAGACCTTTGGCAAGGCCGTCGATGGTGCTGAAGAAGCTGTAATAGGTAAACAAAAGGTTGAATCAGTTAAAAATAGGTACAAAGGGGGTGAATAG
- the LOC106778415 gene encoding uncharacterized protein LOC106778415 isoform X1 — MAGTQFFNLSRSSLAKPSRPLLYNPIKACQNYGQGSKGRGLMEERAPSTAEEFERVAEEKKVKEAQKGVPSQTFGKAVDGAEEAVIGKQKVESVKNRYKGGE; from the exons ATGGCTGGTACCCAATTCTTCAATCTTTCAAGATCTTCCTTGGCCAAGCCCTCTAGGCCTCTTCTCTACAACCCCATTAAG gcatgTCAGAATTATGGGCAAGGAAGCAAGGGGAGGGGTTTGATGGAAGAGAGGGCACCTTCCACAGCTGAAGAATTTGAGAGGGTGGCAGAGGAGAAGAAGGTCAAGGAAGCCCAAAAGGGGGTGCCAAGTCAGACCTTTGGCAAGGCCGTCGATGGTGCTGAAGAAGCTGTAATAGGTAAACAAAAGGTTGAATCAGTTAAAAATAGGTACAAAGGGGGTGAATAG